From the Acidicapsa ligni genome, one window contains:
- a CDS encoding respiratory chain complex I subunit 1 family protein, protein MILPNLILQIGQVLCVLLLAPLLQGFILKAEERVQRSSGPSIFQPYRDLWKLFHKQTVAPESASWIYFVAPIIAFTAMLIVPILIPVLTDRPLPLSDMGDMLGGGMVLTLGSFIVILAGLDTGNVYGGIGSSRAVMLTILAEPTLILVLVGISLLAKAMLPFVVNHLLLSSPSLYWNPAHLFLILAFFALLLVETDRLPIHSSTHLEIYMIDEARILEYSGPLLGLLKWSSMMKQFILYTIFCNVFLLPWGMSQLGTALGELGSVIAILLKFLLVALTVVVVETVQSRLRFYRYQEPLAAGFLFAVLAIVSSQML, encoded by the coding sequence GTGATCCTTCCCAATCTGATCCTCCAGATCGGACAGGTCCTCTGCGTTCTTCTGCTCGCCCCGCTCCTGCAAGGATTCATCCTGAAGGCCGAGGAACGGGTACAGCGGAGCTCTGGACCCAGCATTTTCCAACCCTACCGCGATCTGTGGAAGTTATTCCATAAACAGACCGTTGCGCCAGAGTCTGCGTCGTGGATTTATTTTGTCGCTCCGATCATTGCATTTACCGCAATGCTGATCGTCCCGATCTTGATTCCAGTGCTCACGGACCGCCCGCTGCCGCTATCCGATATGGGAGACATGCTCGGCGGCGGCATGGTTCTGACGCTCGGTTCGTTCATCGTGATCCTGGCCGGGTTGGACACGGGAAATGTTTACGGTGGAATTGGGTCCAGCCGAGCAGTGATGTTGACCATTCTTGCCGAGCCGACCCTGATTCTGGTCCTGGTCGGCATTAGCCTACTCGCCAAAGCGATGCTGCCGTTCGTCGTGAACCATCTGTTGCTGTCCAGCCCCTCTCTTTATTGGAATCCTGCGCATCTCTTTCTGATCCTCGCGTTCTTCGCACTGTTGCTGGTCGAAACGGACCGGCTGCCCATCCATTCGAGTACGCATCTCGAGATCTACATGATCGATGAGGCGCGGATTCTCGAATACTCGGGTCCCCTACTTGGTTTGCTCAAGTGGTCATCCATGATGAAGCAGTTCATCCTGTACACCATCTTCTGCAACGTTTTCCTGCTTCCGTGGGGTATGTCACAACTCGGGACGGCGCTCGGTGAACTCGGTTCCGTAATCGCCATATTGCTCAAATTCCTTTTGGTAGCTCTGACCGTCGTTGTGGTGGAGACCGTGCAGTCCCGTCTCCGCTTCTACCGTTATCAGGAACCCTTGGCCGCGGGATTCCTTTTCGCGGTACTAGCCATTGTTTCGAGCCAGATGCTGTAG
- a CDS encoding proton-conducting transporter transmembrane domain-containing protein, translated as MTQRLLIVLFAAPFAAIVLSLALRRSRVAEYATVAAAIVDLLVSGPLLLRALQGDALFAHGYLRVDTLAAWVIVCISIVYTLSSIYAVGYMRLLNEEPRLPVFYALFSGFAATMLAACVMNNVGVFWIAIELTTLISTFLVGFEREAESTEAAWKYIVVVSGGISLALLGTVFFYWGGTFVLGPTYAMTWAALHGSAPAVYPPLLLVSFLLVLVGYGTKAGLAPMHTWLPDAHSESPAPVSAMLSGALLNTSMLGIARFLGIVNGTSVAQFAHSAVVALGIFSFVIATLFIVRQTGIKRLMAYSSVEHIGVIALGLGFGGILGVAGSLYHMLNHSLNKSLMFFGSGNAMRAYGTKEISGIRRVLRVFPVSGTLWLLGAVGIAGAPPFALFLSEFTILRAGIGGRYRWAALIFVLFLIVVFIGFLAHFRAMYFDEAPEQEIQPLPWTIWRTLPMWLAFVPLVVLGLWWPHGLWSIFTQISSELTGGAR; from the coding sequence ATGACACAACGCTTATTGATCGTCCTATTTGCCGCGCCGTTTGCAGCCATCGTTCTTTCGTTGGCGCTACGCCGGTCGCGGGTCGCGGAATACGCCACGGTCGCGGCGGCAATCGTGGACCTGCTTGTCAGTGGGCCTTTGCTCCTTCGAGCATTGCAAGGCGATGCTCTCTTTGCACATGGATACCTTCGGGTGGACACGCTCGCCGCCTGGGTAATCGTCTGCATCTCGATTGTGTATACGCTTTCGTCCATCTATGCCGTCGGCTACATGCGACTCCTCAATGAAGAGCCGCGCCTTCCAGTGTTCTACGCTTTGTTTTCGGGCTTTGCCGCTACGATGCTGGCTGCGTGTGTCATGAACAATGTCGGCGTCTTCTGGATCGCCATCGAGCTGACGACGCTCATCAGTACATTCCTGGTTGGATTCGAGCGCGAGGCCGAGAGTACCGAAGCCGCCTGGAAGTACATCGTCGTCGTCTCCGGCGGTATCAGTCTCGCTCTCCTTGGGACGGTTTTCTTCTACTGGGGCGGCACATTTGTGCTGGGTCCAACCTACGCAATGACGTGGGCCGCGCTCCACGGGTCGGCTCCTGCGGTGTATCCACCGCTGCTCCTTGTCTCGTTCTTACTCGTCCTTGTGGGATACGGCACGAAGGCTGGCCTGGCGCCGATGCACACCTGGTTGCCGGACGCTCACAGTGAGTCTCCCGCACCCGTCTCCGCGATGCTGTCGGGAGCCTTGCTGAACACATCGATGCTTGGTATTGCGCGTTTCCTCGGCATAGTGAATGGAACTTCCGTCGCGCAGTTCGCGCATTCCGCGGTCGTGGCGCTTGGAATCTTCTCGTTTGTGATTGCAACACTGTTCATCGTTCGGCAAACGGGAATCAAGCGTCTGATGGCCTATTCCAGCGTCGAACACATCGGCGTCATTGCGCTGGGCCTGGGTTTCGGAGGCATCCTCGGTGTAGCGGGGTCCCTCTACCACATGCTGAATCACTCGCTGAACAAGTCCTTGATGTTCTTCGGCTCCGGCAATGCTATGCGAGCATATGGCACCAAAGAAATCTCGGGCATTCGACGTGTGCTCAGGGTCTTTCCTGTAAGCGGGACGCTCTGGCTGCTGGGCGCAGTAGGAATCGCCGGTGCACCGCCATTCGCGCTGTTTCTCAGTGAATTCACCATCCTGCGAGCCGGAATCGGAGGGCGCTATCGATGGGCAGCGCTTATCTTTGTCCTGTTCCTGATCGTCGTCTTCATCGGGTTTCTTGCTCACTTCCGTGCGATGTACTTTGACGAGGCTCCAGAACAAGAGATACAGCCTTTACCTTGGACGATCTGGCGAACACTCCCCATGTGGCTGGCTTTTGTTCCGCTGGTGGTGCTCGGCCTTTGGTGGCCTCACGGTTTGTGGAGCATCTTTACCCAGATCTCGTCTGAGTTGACTGGAGGTGCGCGATGA
- the eno gene encoding phosphopyruvate hydratase produces MSEITKLSALEILDSRGNPTLSVTATLSSGTTGTAKVPSGASTGKREAVELRDGDKSRYGGKGVLVACANVEGEIAAKVRGMYAGNQRELDDELRALDGTPNKSRLGANAILGVSLAVARAGAAYRGLPLYLDLATEHGHLLPVPMLNVLNGGRHADNSVDFQEFMIAPVGAPSFRDGLRSAVETFHVLKAVLQNKGYNTAVGDEGGFAPELKSNEEPIELILEAILKAGYKPGEDIALMLDPAASEFYEETGYVFRKSDCSTKTSEEMIALWKHWLSQYPQIWSLEDGLAEDDRSGWQQLTNELGDKIQLVGDDNFVTNPELFLRGIESGIANSILIKLNQIGTVTETLDCIAMAREHGYTAVISHRSGETDDTSIADLAVATGVGQIKAGSASRGERIAKYNRLLEIEHELGNQASYAGRHVYKRWKEGKEPQTLETASRQ; encoded by the coding sequence ATGTCGGAAATAACCAAACTGTCAGCCCTCGAGATTCTGGACTCACGCGGCAACCCAACTCTGTCTGTAACGGCAACGCTATCGAGTGGGACGACCGGGACTGCCAAGGTACCGTCTGGCGCTTCCACCGGAAAGCGTGAGGCCGTAGAGTTGCGCGACGGTGACAAGTCTCGTTACGGGGGGAAGGGTGTTCTGGTTGCCTGCGCGAATGTCGAAGGCGAGATCGCAGCTAAGGTGCGGGGGATGTATGCAGGCAATCAACGCGAACTTGACGATGAACTCCGGGCGTTGGATGGCACCCCCAATAAGTCCCGGCTTGGAGCGAACGCGATCCTGGGCGTTTCCCTCGCCGTTGCCCGCGCCGGAGCGGCGTACCGTGGCCTCCCGCTCTACCTGGATCTTGCGACCGAGCATGGCCACCTATTGCCAGTCCCGATGCTAAACGTACTGAATGGTGGGAGACATGCGGACAATAGCGTCGATTTTCAGGAGTTCATGATCGCTCCAGTCGGCGCACCATCATTTCGAGATGGCTTAAGAAGTGCCGTTGAGACCTTTCACGTTCTTAAAGCTGTACTGCAAAATAAGGGCTATAACACCGCTGTGGGCGACGAAGGCGGATTCGCTCCGGAACTCAAGTCTAACGAAGAGCCGATTGAACTAATTCTTGAGGCCATTCTCAAAGCTGGATATAAGCCGGGCGAGGACATTGCGCTAATGCTCGATCCGGCTGCGAGCGAGTTCTATGAAGAGACGGGGTACGTCTTTCGCAAGTCTGACTGCAGCACAAAAACCTCAGAGGAGATGATCGCGCTCTGGAAACATTGGCTAAGTCAGTACCCCCAAATCTGGTCCCTCGAAGATGGCCTTGCTGAGGATGATCGAAGCGGTTGGCAACAGCTGACCAATGAATTGGGCGACAAGATTCAGCTCGTCGGGGACGATAACTTTGTAACCAATCCAGAGCTCTTTCTTCGTGGAATTGAGTCTGGCATCGCAAACTCTATCTTGATCAAATTGAATCAGATCGGCACGGTGACTGAAACCTTGGATTGCATCGCCATGGCTCGCGAACATGGATACACCGCGGTCATCTCCCACCGTTCCGGCGAGACCGATGATACGAGCATTGCTGATCTTGCCGTAGCGACGGGCGTGGGCCAGATTAAGGCCGGTTCCGCCAGCCGGGGTGAACGTATTGCCAAGTACAACCGGCTTCTTGAAATCGAACACGAGCTGGGCAACCAGGCAAGCTATGCGGGAAGGCACGTCTACAAACGGTGGAAAGAAGGTAAAGAACCGCAGACACTGGAAACGGCCTCGCGGCAATAG
- a CDS encoding DUF3830 family protein encodes MQGPTTHKSIVVTESVQTGNPNRLSIQIGGRTFVAKFEDQDAPKTCELFRRMLPLHSSLVHCRWSGESMWVPYDPPSIPVAYENQTSYPHPGQILLYAQEMSEPEILIPYGACRFSSKVGQLAGNHFLTVIEGAEHLREVGRSILWSGAQEIRFELMD; translated from the coding sequence ATGCAAGGCCCGACCACCCACAAATCCATCGTCGTCACGGAAAGCGTCCAGACTGGCAACCCGAACCGCCTCTCGATCCAGATCGGCGGGCGTACCTTTGTCGCGAAATTCGAAGATCAGGACGCCCCCAAAACCTGTGAGTTGTTTCGCCGGATGCTTCCCTTGCATAGTTCGCTGGTGCATTGCCGCTGGAGTGGCGAATCCATGTGGGTGCCGTACGACCCGCCATCGATCCCTGTCGCCTACGAAAATCAAACCAGCTATCCGCATCCTGGCCAGATTCTCCTCTACGCTCAGGAGATGAGCGAGCCGGAGATTCTGATCCCATATGGGGCCTGCCGCTTTTCGAGTAAGGTTGGACAACTCGCCGGCAATCATTTCCTGACGGTGATCGAGGGAGCCGAACACTTACGAGAGGTGGGACGATCGATTCTTTGGAGCGGCGCTCAGGAGATCCGCTTCGAATTGATGGATTAG
- a CDS encoding dynamin family protein codes for MDLKQYEQWKFGFADILRSARALDTKDEPLRSECVSLQARLAEDKFNLLVVGRFSRGKSTLMNAILGGEHLPTGIVPLTSVITTVRYGTRKQAVLNFNNSGMRREIPLSELPAYVTQKGNPGNEKNLAYAEIELPVEILRRGFFFVDTPGLGSPIVENTLTTERFLPEADAFVLVTSFESPLTDDEDRILQRIKNTDKKIYVVVNKQDTVNVEERAEAVQFVQERLKSYSFREMPPVFSVSARQALDAKMAKQAELLDKSGLPGLEEELHRFLTEERAQSFLKNMYERTLALLVRRIGADTGSESTEVLKTLVKRLRALRDAMFGTAVQEGGFAPEPGEESILEFPLLQVDKSTGCTICGIILKAGFKFLSHYQYDLTIDPEVQRDHAERGGFCQLHTWQYETIASPQGVCEAYPTITHRIAKELQRAAKTSADTEAMHQAIQKLLPTKTSCPMCEQRTATEAGAVEEIVKMIRQWKETDEKHLPVSCLYHLSMVVKSLGDEVPARRLVQSQASLLERTAEDLQRFAIKFEGLRRYLTSAEERQAAMLAMVLLAGHRSVTSPWVVETII; via the coding sequence ATGGATCTGAAGCAATACGAGCAATGGAAGTTTGGCTTCGCCGATATTCTTAGAAGTGCTCGGGCTCTCGATACAAAGGACGAGCCTCTTCGATCGGAATGTGTCTCTCTCCAAGCCCGATTGGCCGAAGATAAATTCAATCTGCTCGTCGTGGGCAGGTTCAGCCGAGGAAAATCGACCCTCATGAATGCCATCCTGGGGGGCGAACATCTTCCGACAGGGATCGTTCCTTTGACATCCGTGATTACGACGGTTCGATATGGGACCCGAAAACAGGCTGTACTTAACTTCAACAACAGCGGTATGCGCCGAGAGATTCCTCTCTCTGAGTTGCCCGCGTACGTGACACAGAAGGGCAATCCGGGAAATGAGAAGAATCTCGCCTATGCCGAGATCGAGTTGCCTGTTGAGATCCTGCGCCGAGGCTTCTTCTTCGTGGATACTCCTGGGTTAGGATCCCCCATCGTTGAGAACACGCTAACAACAGAGAGATTCCTGCCAGAGGCAGATGCCTTCGTCCTCGTGACGAGTTTCGAGAGCCCGTTGACAGATGACGAAGACCGCATCCTTCAACGAATCAAGAACACCGACAAGAAAATCTACGTCGTGGTCAACAAGCAGGACACCGTAAACGTCGAAGAGCGCGCGGAGGCCGTTCAGTTTGTACAAGAGCGACTAAAGAGCTATTCCTTCCGTGAGATGCCCCCGGTGTTCTCGGTGTCGGCACGACAGGCGCTGGATGCAAAGATGGCGAAACAGGCGGAACTGCTCGACAAGAGCGGGTTGCCGGGGCTCGAGGAGGAACTCCATCGTTTTTTGACTGAGGAACGAGCGCAGTCATTCTTAAAAAATATGTACGAGCGGACTTTAGCGCTGCTTGTACGAAGAATAGGCGCCGATACTGGATCCGAGAGCACAGAAGTTCTGAAGACATTGGTCAAGCGACTCCGAGCATTGCGAGATGCGATGTTTGGAACTGCCGTCCAAGAGGGGGGATTTGCTCCTGAGCCGGGAGAGGAAAGTATCCTTGAGTTCCCGCTGTTGCAGGTGGATAAGAGTACTGGCTGTACTATCTGCGGCATCATCCTGAAGGCCGGTTTTAAGTTTCTGAGCCATTATCAATATGACCTCACCATTGATCCAGAGGTGCAGCGCGATCACGCCGAAAGAGGCGGCTTTTGCCAATTGCACACGTGGCAGTACGAGACCATAGCGTCTCCGCAAGGTGTCTGCGAAGCGTATCCAACCATCACGCACCGAATCGCAAAGGAACTTCAACGCGCGGCCAAAACGTCGGCGGACACCGAGGCAATGCATCAGGCCATCCAAAAACTACTTCCGACTAAGACCTCATGTCCGATGTGTGAACAACGAACCGCTACAGAGGCAGGCGCCGTCGAAGAGATCGTCAAGATGATCCGGCAGTGGAAGGAGACGGACGAAAAGCATTTGCCAGTTTCTTGCTTGTATCACCTGTCTATGGTGGTTAAATCCTTGGGTGATGAAGTGCCTGCGCGCAGGCTGGTGCAATCGCAGGCCAGTCTATTGGAACGAACTGCCGAAGACCTCCAGAGATTTGCAATCAAATTTGAGGGGCTGCGGCGCTACTTGACCAGTGCGGAAGAGCGTCAGGCGGCCATGTTAGCAATGGTTTTGCTCGCAGGTCATCGTAGTGTGACCTCTCCATGGGTCGTCGAAACCATCATTTGA
- a CDS encoding hydrogenase large subunit, producing MKGASEQILQASEITAACERLVAEGARLQMAYAWFPEAGGPAEVVYLADQGRHKPFPLLRCRLPENAPSLPSLATKIPLLSWYEREMTDLCGLTFSGHPDPHPLVLHEGAHPSMPPLDPRYPKDEPMPYSEQPWDLPPIEGSDVQVLPFGPVRADVLESAQIVFYYVGEAILHCHPRLFFKHRGMEKRFEGLDPAFGVLIAERISGVDSVAHSLAFCQAVEIASQCEVPERALHLRTVLAELERLYNHLHYLGYLCHTTTLKVGEAEGRLLEERCKKLNGIFTGSRFLRGLLKPGGLRRDLDLHDLPHELRMLEPEIAGYIEKLEKTNSHLDRLITTGHLPENVAFDQGATGPIKRASGIERDLRRDHPYAAYDRFEMAIPMRTEGDAHARAQVRMEEIRNSITLILKALARMPQGPVATPIEYPGGGEGLGWCEGSRGSIYYAVHFDKDGRLGRVKVKSASFSNWRVFPYTVHDTNMMDYAINEASFGLTMAGCDR from the coding sequence ATGAAGGGCGCATCCGAACAGATTCTTCAGGCCTCGGAGATCACCGCCGCCTGCGAACGTCTAGTGGCAGAAGGGGCTCGGCTCCAGATGGCCTATGCCTGGTTTCCGGAAGCTGGTGGCCCGGCCGAGGTTGTCTACCTGGCGGATCAAGGTCGGCATAAGCCCTTCCCGTTGCTACGTTGCCGTCTCCCCGAGAATGCACCATCACTCCCATCGCTCGCAACGAAGATTCCCCTTCTGAGCTGGTATGAGCGGGAGATGACCGATCTTTGTGGTCTCACCTTTTCGGGACATCCAGACCCTCATCCGTTAGTGCTGCACGAAGGAGCTCATCCTTCCATGCCTCCCCTCGACCCACGCTACCCGAAAGATGAGCCGATGCCGTATTCCGAACAGCCTTGGGACTTGCCACCGATAGAGGGCAGCGATGTGCAGGTCCTGCCCTTCGGCCCGGTGCGAGCGGACGTCCTCGAATCGGCACAGATCGTCTTCTACTATGTGGGCGAAGCGATCCTGCACTGCCATCCACGTCTGTTCTTCAAGCATCGCGGCATGGAGAAGCGGTTCGAAGGCCTTGATCCTGCGTTCGGAGTCCTCATCGCCGAACGCATATCAGGCGTCGACAGTGTTGCCCACTCCTTGGCCTTCTGCCAGGCCGTTGAAATCGCGAGCCAGTGTGAGGTCCCGGAGCGAGCGCTCCATCTGCGAACCGTCCTGGCCGAACTGGAGCGGCTCTATAACCATCTGCACTATCTCGGATATTTGTGCCATACAACGACGCTCAAAGTCGGCGAGGCGGAGGGCAGGCTGCTCGAGGAGCGATGCAAGAAACTGAATGGCATCTTTACCGGGAGCAGATTTCTCAGGGGTCTGCTTAAGCCGGGCGGTCTGCGACGGGATCTCGATCTGCACGATCTGCCGCACGAGCTACGAATGCTTGAACCGGAGATAGCGGGGTATATCGAGAAACTTGAAAAGACAAATAGTCATCTGGATCGGTTGATCACGACCGGCCATCTACCCGAGAACGTCGCTTTCGACCAGGGCGCTACGGGACCTATCAAGCGTGCTTCCGGCATCGAACGTGATCTGCGTCGTGATCACCCCTATGCCGCCTATGACCGATTTGAGATGGCGATTCCGATGCGCACAGAGGGAGACGCGCATGCTCGCGCGCAGGTTCGTATGGAGGAGATTAGGAACAGTATTACGCTCATCCTCAAAGCACTCGCGAGAATGCCACAAGGACCTGTGGCCACTCCCATCGAATATCCCGGAGGTGGAGAGGGACTCGGATGGTGCGAAGGCTCTCGAGGGTCGATTTATTATGCTGTGCATTTCGACAAGGATGGGAGATTGGGGCGTGTGAAAGTGAAGTCCGCCTCATTCTCAAACTGGCGCGTCTTTCCCTATACCGTGCACGACACCAACATGATGGATTACGCAATTAACGAAGCAAGCTTCGGCCTAACGATGGCCGGATGCGATCGCTAG
- the nuoB gene encoding NADH-quinone oxidoreductase subunit NuoB, whose translation MPVWTLFGLKHGIATNSWPDNGGTDEQTGVLGLPRLEPDRCEENCKACVEVCLPGAIGMNSSEDGDRLTIDYGKCIACQLCTESCPNEVLTKSNDWAFGVGNRKDLIWAETLASEPAQELSENIKKYFGRSLHIRHVDAGSCNGCESELQALNNPYYNLHRLGIFFTPSPRFADLLLVTGSVTYAMHEPLLATYHAMPEPRWVMATGTCAVSGGVTGGGYSGGNGLDGVLPVDLYVPGCPPNPSAMIQAILLLLNRSKQHVYGGHYAK comes from the coding sequence ATGCCGGTCTGGACACTGTTCGGCTTGAAGCACGGGATCGCGACGAATTCCTGGCCCGATAACGGGGGCACGGACGAGCAGACGGGCGTCCTCGGGCTTCCGCGTCTTGAGCCCGATCGCTGTGAGGAGAACTGCAAAGCCTGCGTTGAGGTTTGCCTGCCCGGAGCGATAGGAATGAATTCATCTGAGGACGGCGACCGTCTGACGATCGATTATGGGAAATGCATCGCGTGCCAACTCTGCACGGAATCCTGCCCCAACGAAGTGTTGACCAAATCCAATGATTGGGCTTTTGGCGTAGGAAATCGGAAGGACTTGATCTGGGCAGAGACCTTGGCTTCTGAACCGGCACAGGAGCTTTCGGAGAACATCAAGAAATACTTTGGACGCAGTCTTCACATTCGTCATGTTGATGCCGGCTCCTGCAACGGTTGCGAGTCCGAACTCCAGGCACTCAACAACCCGTATTACAACCTCCATCGGTTAGGAATCTTCTTTACGCCCTCCCCGCGCTTCGCCGATCTGCTGCTGGTCACCGGATCCGTCACGTACGCGATGCATGAGCCATTGCTTGCAACCTATCACGCCATGCCGGAACCTCGGTGGGTGATGGCAACGGGTACATGCGCCGTCTCCGGAGGCGTTACCGGGGGTGGCTACAGCGGTGGAAACGGTCTGGACGGCGTCCTTCCGGTCGATCTGTATGTGCCCGGATGTCCTCCAAATCCATCGGCCATGATTCAGGCAATTCTCCTGCTGCTCAATCGCTCCAAACAACATGTATACGGAGGCCACTATGCAAAATGA